A single window of Pontibacillus chungwhensis DNA harbors:
- a CDS encoding sensor histidine kinase, whose translation MLELFLPMLERLGIIVTVAFVITRFRFFRELVDKKTLTSKQRYVAIGFFGLFGIIGTYTGITYDTLSFEYGSFAYKLSGEEAIANSRVIGIVAAGLFGGYRIGVGAGLIAGLHRFSLGGFTGLACGISAVIAGLLAGAFHKKDKSLRLKTALFVGALAETVQMVVILVMSKPFTQAFELVQEIGVPMIVANGVGSALFLLIIRNVLHEEEKVGALQAQKALTLAESTIAYMRRGLNETSAKRTCEIIFKEVDVSAISMTNHEVILAHVGLADDHHKSGEVIQTSATREVIHTGTRLIVKHEDIHCTKANCPLGAAIIAPLKRKNEVVGTLKFYVRSEKEISNVILELIQGLSALLGQQLEIAEAEKAQELAREAEVKALQAQVNPHFLFNSLNVIVSLIRTEPKRARAVLIALSKYFRQNLSATTRKWITLEEEIHHVKAYLLVEETRFVDHLHVEYEVDEEALKERIAPLTLQPLVENCMKHGVKEQDGQTEIRVAVQKKSQGVLVSVTDNGPGIAPERLKSLGKIQVESEKGTGLGLYNVNERLVHMHGEAACLHIESVLGEGTTISFLLPRKEEANWVNV comes from the coding sequence GTGCTTGAGTTATTTCTGCCAATGTTAGAAAGATTGGGCATTATTGTTACAGTAGCCTTTGTGATTACGAGGTTTCGCTTTTTTAGAGAGTTGGTTGATAAGAAGACTCTTACCTCGAAGCAGCGGTATGTTGCTATTGGTTTTTTTGGTCTATTTGGCATTATTGGAACTTATACAGGGATTACCTATGATACGTTATCGTTTGAGTACGGTTCGTTTGCTTATAAATTAAGTGGGGAAGAAGCGATTGCCAACTCCAGGGTAATCGGTATTGTCGCCGCTGGATTATTTGGTGGATATCGAATTGGAGTTGGAGCAGGTTTAATTGCGGGTCTTCACCGATTTTCATTAGGCGGATTTACAGGATTGGCATGTGGTATTTCAGCTGTTATAGCAGGTTTACTTGCGGGAGCTTTTCATAAGAAGGATAAATCTCTCCGTTTGAAAACAGCTTTATTCGTAGGCGCATTAGCTGAGACTGTTCAAATGGTTGTTATTTTAGTGATGTCAAAGCCATTTACCCAGGCATTTGAACTGGTTCAAGAAATTGGTGTGCCTATGATAGTTGCCAATGGGGTAGGCTCAGCCCTTTTCTTACTCATTATAAGAAATGTTTTACATGAAGAAGAAAAAGTGGGGGCGCTTCAGGCTCAGAAGGCCTTGACCCTAGCTGAGTCAACCATTGCCTATATGCGAAGGGGGTTAAATGAAACGTCTGCTAAACGTACGTGTGAAATCATCTTTAAGGAAGTGGATGTTAGTGCCATATCAATGACAAATCATGAAGTGATCTTGGCCCATGTAGGACTGGCTGATGATCATCATAAATCGGGGGAAGTTATTCAGACATCAGCTACGAGGGAAGTGATTCATACGGGTACGAGACTGATTGTGAAGCATGAAGATATCCATTGCACAAAAGCCAACTGTCCTCTTGGGGCTGCTATTATTGCTCCTTTAAAGAGAAAGAATGAAGTGGTAGGCACACTTAAATTCTACGTAAGATCGGAGAAAGAAATTTCCAATGTGATACTTGAGTTAATTCAAGGTCTTAGTGCTCTACTTGGGCAACAGTTAGAAATTGCAGAGGCTGAGAAAGCTCAGGAATTGGCCCGAGAGGCTGAGGTCAAAGCATTACAAGCTCAAGTAAATCCTCATTTTTTATTTAACTCGTTAAATGTAATTGTTTCGCTAATAAGAACAGAACCTAAAAGGGCTCGTGCAGTCTTAATTGCTTTATCGAAATATTTCAGACAGAATTTGAGTGCTACAACTCGGAAGTGGATTACATTAGAAGAAGAGATTCACCATGTGAAAGCCTACTTATTAGTTGAGGAAACACGTTTTGTGGATCATCTTCACGTGGAGTATGAGGTAGATGAGGAAGCACTAAAGGAACGGATCGCCCCTTTGACCTTACAGCCATTAGTTGAAAACTGTATGAAACATGGAGTGAAAGAACAAGACGGACAAACGGAAATACGTGTAGCCGTTCAGAAGAAATCACAGGGGGTCCTTGTTTCTGTAACAGATAATGGACCAGGAATTGCTCCTGAAAGGCTGAAGAGTCTTGGTAAGATTCAAGTGGAGTCTGAAAAAGGAACTGGGCTTGGTTTATATAATGTGAATGAGCGACTCGTCCATATGCACGGGGAAGCAGCTTGCTTACACATCGAGAGTGTACTAGGAGAAGGAACAACGATTTCTTTTTTACTTCCTAGGAAGGAGGAAGCGAATTGGGTAAACGTATAA
- the cydC gene encoding thiol reductant ABC exporter subunit CydC: MNELRAVVKDMMVEKRDIYLSVLFGFLAGITAVALFASSGYLISKAALLPPIYTLSLMIAFLKIMGFARAFGRYLERLYSHRATFTMLSQLRVNFYEKLEPLAPKIFHKYRSGDLLSRIVSDIDRLQNFFLRVYYPPIVLGLIFFATILFTVFYSITVALLLLFGLFLTGVILPAWFAFKQRRIEVRLREERGALSSEVTEFLYGFMDLKLYQQLDAKEKELEEASVRYIDEQEKEGKMASYHQSLNSMVTLLVSWLVIAFGAYLVANNQLDGVFLAMLIMISLTVFENAVPMALVPAHFEDSRRAAKRLHEVVQDEEEQVEVTSSLPVDQAFSIDLKGVSFSFPGEERDSLKDVTLHIPAGSKTAIVGASGSGKSTLFQLLLKFYNPASGSILFNETPQHEVSQEDIWARTNVVQQENHYFYGTIRDNLQIADEHAGDDRLYEVLTHVDLSHFDLDQSVLEKGENLSGGEKQRLAIARALLKDESLWLLDEPTSSLDAVTEQHIYEHVFQRAKHDTLILISHRLMGLEKMDQIIVLDQGEVVESGSYQELMRHEGYFYRMKQIEKEVLV, encoded by the coding sequence GTGAATGAACTGAGAGCGGTTGTGAAGGATATGATGGTAGAGAAGAGGGATATCTATTTATCGGTGTTGTTTGGCTTTTTAGCAGGCATTACAGCTGTTGCTTTATTTGCCTCAAGCGGTTACTTGATTTCGAAAGCTGCCTTGCTGCCACCGATCTATACGTTATCTCTCATGATTGCTTTTTTGAAAATTATGGGGTTTGCTCGTGCCTTTGGGCGTTATTTGGAACGTCTCTATTCCCACAGAGCTACATTCACCATGCTAAGTCAGCTGCGGGTCAATTTTTATGAGAAACTAGAGCCATTGGCGCCAAAGATTTTTCATAAATATCGATCAGGAGACCTTTTATCAAGGATTGTTAGCGATATTGACCGGTTGCAAAATTTCTTTTTACGGGTTTATTATCCACCAATTGTGCTCGGATTGATTTTCTTCGCAACGATTCTTTTTACAGTCTTTTACTCCATCACCGTGGCGTTATTATTGCTGTTTGGCTTGTTTCTGACAGGGGTCATTCTCCCGGCATGGTTTGCTTTTAAGCAACGAAGAATCGAAGTCCGATTACGTGAAGAACGAGGTGCTTTGTCTAGTGAAGTGACCGAATTCTTATATGGATTTATGGATTTAAAGCTTTATCAGCAACTCGATGCGAAAGAGAAGGAGTTAGAAGAAGCATCTGTTCGTTATATTGATGAGCAGGAGAAAGAAGGCAAGATGGCCTCGTATCATCAGTCATTAAATAGTATGGTGACACTCCTGGTATCATGGCTTGTTATTGCATTTGGAGCTTATCTGGTGGCAAATAATCAATTAGATGGCGTATTCTTAGCAATGCTCATCATGATTTCATTAACGGTATTTGAAAATGCTGTACCAATGGCATTAGTTCCTGCTCACTTTGAAGATAGTCGTAGGGCAGCCAAGCGCCTTCACGAAGTTGTCCAGGATGAGGAAGAACAAGTAGAGGTAACGAGTAGTTTGCCTGTAGACCAAGCATTTTCAATCGACTTAAAAGGCGTATCGTTCTCTTTCCCTGGAGAGGAAAGAGATTCTTTGAAGGATGTGACCCTTCACATTCCAGCAGGTTCAAAGACGGCGATCGTGGGTGCTAGTGGATCTGGGAAATCTACTCTATTTCAATTGCTGTTGAAGTTTTACAACCCTGCAAGTGGATCGATTTTATTTAATGAGACCCCACAACATGAAGTTAGTCAAGAAGACATCTGGGCACGTACCAATGTGGTTCAGCAAGAGAATCACTACTTTTACGGAACCATACGGGATAACCTTCAGATCGCAGACGAGCATGCTGGAGATGATAGACTTTATGAAGTTCTGACCCATGTGGACTTGAGTCATTTTGACTTGGATCAGTCAGTTCTTGAAAAGGGAGAGAACTTATCTGGCGGGGAAAAACAGCGTCTGGCAATTGCGAGAGCGTTGTTAAAAGACGAATCGTTATGGTTGCTCGACGAACCGACTTCCTCTCTTGACGCTGTTACTGAACAACATATATATGAGCACGTATTCCAAAGAGCAAAGCACGATACCCTCATTCTTATTAGTCACAGACTAATGGGGCTTGAGAAGATGGATCAAATTATTGTGCTTGACCAAGGCGAAGTCGTAGAATCAGGTTCTTACCAGGAATTAATGAGGCATGAGGGGTATTTTTATAGAATGAAACAAATCGAAAAAGAAGTGCTTGTATAA